TGGACAAACTTTTGATGCACAAATTCAAAGTATTTTGAATTTTGGATTCTTCATTAGCTTTGAATTTAAAGCAAGCGGACTTGTTCATAAAACTTCATTTTTTGACGGTGAATATGAAGCTAATGAAACACTTACAAGTGCTAAAGTAGGTCAAAATAAATTTAACATTGGTGACTGAGTTAAAGTTGTAGTTGTTGGTGTTGATCTTGTTGAAGGAAAAGTTGATTGTGTGTTAGAGAGCCAATATCCAAAATACTTAGAAAGCCAATCAAACTTAAAGGAAAATTTAAGATTTAAGCACACTGGAGCTAAAAGTGGAAAAAACAAGAAAACTAGTTAAAAACTACCTTGGTTATGATGGTAAATTATTTATTTACCAAGATAAATCAATGTTTAATTATTCAGTTGATACTATTTTGCTTGGTAATTTCATTTACCTTCACAAAAAGCACAAAAGAGCTTTGGAAATTGGAACTAACAATGGGGCGCTATCGATTTTTGTAGCTGCTCGTAAAAAAGATCTTAAAATTGACGCTGTTGAAATCCAAGAAAAAGCTATTGAAGTTGCTAAAATTAACGTTAGCGAAAACAACCTTGAAGATCAAATTAACTTAATTTGTCAGGATTTCAATGATTTTGTGTCTTGACATACTAAAAATGCGCAAAGAAAATATCCGGTTATTTTCTGTAATCCGCCTTTTTATCCATACGATAAAACTAAGTTTAGAAAAAATGTTTCTGAGGAAATGCTTATTGCTACTCATGAAATTAAACTCAATTTAGACCAGTTAATTTCAGGGTGTGCCAAAATCATTGAGCAAAAAGGTTTTTTAACTCTAGTTTTACCAGTAGAAAGAATGGTTGATGTTTTTGAAAGTATGCGTAAATATAAATTTGAACCAAAAAGGATTCAATTTTTAACCCCAAGAATTGGTGATAAACCAAAACTTGTGCTTATTGAAGCTAGATATCAATCAGGATGAGGTGTACATTTTTTACCAACAATTTATTTGCATGATTTAGATAAAAATGATCATGAATACACTGAAGAAGTGAAAAAACTTTATAGACCATTAATTGTAGAATAAGAGGTTCCAAATGAAAAAAACATTTTACATTACTACCCCAATTTATTATGCAAGTGGAAATTTACACATTGGGCATTTATATACTACAACTGTAGCTTGAGTAATTGCTAATTACAAAAAAGCCTTAGGTTATGATGTAAAAATGCTCACAGGTAGCGATGAGCATGGGCAAAAGATAGCTCAAAAAGCTGCTGAATCAAAGATGGATCCTCAAAGTTTTGTTGATAATTTAGTTGTGAAATATCACCAGTTATGAAAAGATTATCAAATTGATTTTGATATTTTTTCAAGAACAACCAACCCAAAACATAAAGATAGCGTAAGTAAAATTTTCGAATTTTTTAAAGAAAAAGGTTTTATTTACAAAGGTGAATATCAAGGGCTATATTCTGTTAGTGATGAAGAATTTGTTCTTGAAACACAAGCAGTTAAAAAAGATGGCAAGCTTTTTCACCCATTAAGTGGTCATGAACTTGTACTTGTTTCAGAAAAAACTTACTTTTTCAAAATGAGTCTTTTTACTGATTGATTAATCAATTACATTAAAGAGCACCCTAATTTTTTAGCTCCACTTAAAACAGTTAATGAAATTGAAAATAACTTCTTAAATAAAGGGGTTGAAGATCTTTCGGTAACAAGAACTAATGTATCTTGAGGAATTCCAGTTTCTTCAGATCCTGAGCACACTTTATATGTATGATTAGATGCTTTATGCAACTATATTACAATGCTTGGTTATGATCCAACTAACCCAAGCGGTAGTGAAGAATTTAATAAATACTGAGCTAGTGAAAATGCTGAAGTTGTTCATATTTTAGGAAAAGAAATCGCTCGTTTCCACATGATTTATTGACCTATTTTCCTTAAAGGTCTTAATTTAAAAATGCCAACTAGAATCCAAAGTCATGGTTGAATCGTGACTCCAACTGGAAAAATGTCTAAATCAAAAGGGAATGTAATTGATCCATATGATCTTCTTGAAAGTTTCCATCCTGAAATGGTTAAATATTACCTTGTGGCTCATATGAGCTTAGGTGAAGATGGAATTTTCGATTTAGAGCATTTTGTTGATGTAATTAACAGTGAATTAATTAATAATTACGGAAACTTAATTTCAAGAACTATCAAAATGTACCGTAATTCATTTGATAGTCCAATTAAATATAATGTTTCTAACTTAGAAATAGACCAAAAAATTGAAGAGTCAATTA
This genomic window from Mycoplasmopsis gallinacea contains:
- the metG gene encoding methionine--tRNA ligase, which codes for MKKTFYITTPIYYASGNLHIGHLYTTTVAWVIANYKKALGYDVKMLTGSDEHGQKIAQKAAESKMDPQSFVDNLVVKYHQLWKDYQIDFDIFSRTTNPKHKDSVSKIFEFFKEKGFIYKGEYQGLYSVSDEEFVLETQAVKKDGKLFHPLSGHELVLVSEKTYFFKMSLFTDWLINYIKEHPNFLAPLKTVNEIENNFLNKGVEDLSVTRTNVSWGIPVSSDPEHTLYVWLDALCNYITMLGYDPTNPSGSEEFNKYWASENAEVVHILGKEIARFHMIYWPIFLKGLNLKMPTRIQSHGWIVTPTGKMSKSKGNVIDPYDLLESFHPEMVKYYLVAHMSLGEDGIFDLEHFVDVINSELINNYGNLISRTIKMYRNSFDSPIKYNVSNLEIDQKIEESIKNSKVEFISLFDEYKIDKALKVAINLSSELNKYIDETAPWTLKENLPRLEQVLIRLLNGIYAISSYLQVVLKSKAQEVSKVLNIDSFDMDKIDDFHKFDNVLPEDSYILFKRIVKK
- a CDS encoding tRNA1(Val) (adenine(37)-N6)-methyltransferase; this translates as MEKTRKLVKNYLGYDGKLFIYQDKSMFNYSVDTILLGNFIYLHKKHKRALEIGTNNGALSIFVAARKKDLKIDAVEIQEKAIEVAKINVSENNLEDQINLICQDFNDFVSWHTKNAQRKYPVIFCNPPFYPYDKTKFRKNVSEEMLIATHEIKLNLDQLISGCAKIIEQKGFLTLVLPVERMVDVFESMRKYKFEPKRIQFLTPRIGDKPKLVLIEARYQSGWGVHFLPTIYLHDLDKNDHEYTEEVKKLYRPLIVE